The Macadamia integrifolia cultivar HAES 741 chromosome 4, SCU_Mint_v3, whole genome shotgun sequence genome contains the following window.
AGAAAAATTACTGCCCAAGTCACAAGCCCTAGAATTGATTCCATAGTTGCCATGGCTTCAAATCCTAGGTGAACATTTGCTCCTTCGAACCcaagtttcttttttgttttatgccATTTATTTGTGCATATGCATACTGATCATCACTAATGGGTGGGCGATGGCGGGTCCGGAGGTTGATGCAGAGATGATGTAGAAGGAAGAGAGGGTTTGCAAACTATTGAGAGCAAGAAAGGGAGAGGTCAGATGAGGAGATGCAAGAGACGGTAGGTTATGTCCGACTTCAAGGCTCGACCACCGATGGATTTGATAAACCAGACCAGATCACTCTCCAattgaaaccctaacccaagAAAAGAGGAGTAAGCTGAACACGATTTTGGGATCTAAATCAAAGATTCTTTTGAGGGTAAAGGTTAGGGTTACGAGGAGGATGGAAGCAACCGGGGATGAAGGGCTGCTGAAGACGATTCGACCACCGAGGCTCAAAGATGTGGGCCTCGAGGACTGCGCTCTTTCCCCTGAAGCCATCGAAGAGCATTCCTCAAGGTCGCCAGCTCCATCAGCTCTCGGGGTTCCTCTATCCTCACCATTgttaaagatgaagaagacgacGCTAATAGCTGTATCCAGGATCTTGGCCCAAGCGACGGCAAGTTGCCTGATGCATTTGTAGGGATATCATCGACACCGACAGCGGCACAACCGAGACCCTTTGGCAATGAGAAAGGCAGTGGCTTGCCACAAACCTTCGGGGATGATGTCGTCGTTGCCGATCTTGGCGATTTGTTGAGTGATGAGGAAGGTCACCATAGTGACATCAAAGTATTGGGAACGGAGATATCTGAGGGAGAGAAGGCATGTGTGGACGACTTGCAGGGTCTCAAGGTCAAGGAAGAGGTATATCAAAAAGACGACGATCAGCAAGGCAACGTCGAAAGATAggtgagaagggaagaagggtaaaatcgtcATTTTAAAGCCTCATTTAACAGTGACTGAAGGTAGGGggctgagtctaatttggtgaaatagagagAGGTGATTTTATAATTATGGTATTCTCCAGGGGGTaacgttgtaaattaccctaatgaCCTTCACATTTGACAAAGTATAAATTTATCTAATAGTCCAATAGCCCATTGGAGCCCCACCGTAGCCCATTCTGTAGGGAAAGTTAGAGCTCAACAATAGGCCCAGTATCAGGGCCTGGCAAAAGGCTCTTATATCCGAGCTAGTCCTGACCTGAGCCCAATAAATTGCCAGCTCTAGGGAATCAGAAAAGGGTTGGGCACGCCACTGGGCTGCCCAGCCCCCTCCTAGTGAAAATACCCCTGACCATGGCTGTCCACCCTTCCCTATATCTGCTGCTTGCGAGCTGACCCAGAGCGGCAGCGTGCCCAACCCTCTTCATATTGGGAATGACTTGCATGGATCATTTCCACAtctaaaattctctctctctctctctctctctctggataACAAAGGTTTAAAAGCCAGAATTAGACATGGGATTGGCCTCTATCAATTTCGATTTGATAATAGATTTGAATCGATCAAATcctagaaaatggaaaataaattagaaacaaagATTGTCAAGgatatttgattttttgggaaatttttaGTCAATAATGTTGTAGATCTACTTATAAGAGGTAAATTTCATTGATTTCTactattttattgaaaaaaaaaataaaatcaaagagtagTCAAGggccaaataaaagaaaaagtataGAAGGCCAATTCCAAAATAGATTATAAGAATCTAACAATAATCAGAATTAGAGTTCAACGATTTCAATCCAATTCTTTAA
Protein-coding sequences here:
- the LOC122077540 gene encoding uncharacterized protein LOC122077540 codes for the protein MEATGDEGLLKTIRPPRLKDVGLEDCALSPEAIEEHSSRSPAPSALGDLGPSDGKLPDAFVGISSTPTAAQPRPFGNEKGSGLPQTFGDDVVVADLGDLLSDEEGHHSDIKVLGTEISEGEKACVDDLQGLKVKEEVYQKDDDQQGNVER